The genomic region AACTAATGTTGCAGAAGTAATTAATATTGTAGCCATGAAGTATGTTGATAATCTAAAGTTCGCGAAGTACGTTTGGTGTTATTAGGAATGAAAGCAATAACCCTACAGATCGATCTTTTCCAATGAGCATTTTCAAAAACCTTCTGCATACAGGAAACTGTGTTTAGCGAAGACGGGTACAGCTGTTTCATTAAAAAACAAAAGTACAAAATCATTCCAATAGATTGGTAATAGTTTTTAGGATTGCATGAAGAAATTAGCCTATATCTTACAAACTTTAAGCTTCCCTTCAAAGATCATATCGACTCTACTCACCCCAACGAAAGGTATCAAGGTCCAATCCGATCATATCGAGCACGCGGTCTATCACAGTTGCGGCAAGTTCTTCGAAAGTCGCAGGACGGCTATAAAAAGACGGCGAGGCCGGACAAATAACGGCACCAGCTTGGGTTGCCAATTGCATGTTCTGGATATGGATGAGATTTAATGGTGTTTCTCGCGTCACTAAGATCAATTTGCGACGCTCTTTCAGGATCACGTCGGCCGCACGCGTTGTCAGATCGGAAGAAGTGCCTTGTGCAATTCTAGCCATGGTACCCATGGAACAAGGTACAACGACCATGCTATCGAATTTTGCCGAACCTGATGCAAAGGGTGCCATGAAATCGTTCTTCTGATAGAATTTAAAGGGATAGTTATTGAAGGATTGGTCATCGAGCTCAAACTTCCACACATCTTTCGCATTATCGGACATCACAATACCCACTTCGGCGATTTGATCTTGAAGCTTCACGAGTTTATCTAACAATACTTTCGCATAAATGGAACCACTTGCTCCTGTAATAGCTACGACAATTTTCTTCTTTTTGACCATATCACAAAGCTAGGAAAAACTTTGATGATTTTCTTGCCAAGGACTTCGAGATGGAGAGAGGTAAATGTGAGCTCAACAGTATCGATAATCACCTAGAGACAGCTAGAAATGCAATCGAGCGCAGCTCCATTTAAACAGACAAGGCGGGAAAAGCTGCACTTAGTTTTCGTAGAACAAATAATTCTCTTTCGTGAGAATATCGATTGGCATAGGCTTATAGCCCTCAAAATTTTCTTTCTTCAAGAAATAGCGGTAGAGATAATTCAGCGCAAAGTAACCTTGTTTATCCGGACGTTGACAGATCAGGAAATCAACGATGCCCTCTGCGAGATATTGAACATTGGATGATAAAAAGTCGAATCCGATAATCGGCGGCTTTTTGAGTTCAGGGTGATCAGCATAGAAACGGCCGAGAAATGCTACACGTGAGTTGGTGAAGAAAATCAAATCTGGCTCGTGCTTTTTAATACTAATTTTCAGCTCCAACTCGACTTCTTCATAGTCGTTGTATGGAATATCTACAATATCGATATTGACTGAGGGATCATAAGAAAGCAAATACTCTTTGAAACCATCTATCTTCGTATCCAGATATCGGTAATTCTCAATACCTTTAGCCACATTTAGTACCAAGATATTCGACTTCGGCTTGACTAGATAAGAGGTTAAATTACCTGCTAATCTTCCTGTACTGTAAAGATCCGGACCTATATATCCTAACGTTGACTTTGTCGGTATGTCAGAATTGATGTAAATGGTTTGCATCTTTCTTTGATGGCAGGCTCGTACAAACTCTTCCGTCTCCTTAACAAAGATTGGGGCTATAACAACGGCCGTGAAATTCTCCGCGAGAAGCTTTTCACTTTCTTTTTTAAAGGTACTTACATCCTCTTGATCGTATAAAAATATCGTTGTTATAATTCCAAAAGGCACTAATTCCTCCTTGCCTTTATTGATTCCTTCCAAACAGAGCGCCCAATAACCCGTCTGGAATGAGGTCTTAGGAATAATGACCGCTACATGAATATTATTTTTAACAGACAAGCTGCGAGCAAAAAGGTTCGGCTGGTAGTTGTGCTCTTTGATAATTCCCAGCACACGTTGGCGAGTTGTTTCGGAAACATCCTTCCGATTATTAAGCACCCGATCAACGGTAGCAATAGAAACATTTGCCAACTTAGCTATATCTTTAATACCGAAATGCTTCTTATTTTGCTCGCCCGCCATAAATAGTTTTGTTTAAAAATTACGATAATTCGCTAACTCGTTCTCCGAGTCTCCTCAATGTATCGGTAAATAAATCCCTTTTAAAACGAATATCCAAATATATCATCTTGTCGATTAACTCCAAAATTCCCCTTTATAATTCACGCACATTACAAAAAACCATTGTTACAGTCGTAATAATTAAAAATAAAGCCCGAATGTTTCTGATTCTTTCACTTAGATTACAACTCCAATAGCATTCGCAATTAATAAATTTATATGCAGAGGGATTGGTAGTAATGAAAATGACAACACTCGATTGTAATTATTACCATAATCTAAACTTTACTAAAATATTGCTTAATCTAATGATAGAGTGGTATTTCGTCAAATTCGTTCATAAAAAAAGGGTCGAATAAAGAATATATTCGACCCTACATCTACCTATGAAAAACATGCCCTTGGGGAGGGCATTACAAAAGTAGTTATTTCGTGAAAATAAATATAGGGTTGCTTAATAAAAAAGACTACTTGTAGTTGTTTGTCTACAAAAATTAAATAGTGTTCGTAAACGTTAAAAAAGATTTGTATGCAAAAATAGGAATTAACATTAAGAAAAACACCAAAGTAATAGAAGAATGCCTTTAATAACGCTTATTTAACTTTTTTTTATTTATTTCGTAATATAAAATGCCTGATATGAGTTTGACAGTCTTAGAGGAATATATTGAAACAGGGAATCATCAAGATTTAGATCTTTTGTTGAGTAAAAACCCAGATTTATTGAAAGAAAGTACAAGCCATGAAATATCTCCTTTGCTCCTGGCGTGCTATTATCATAAAACACAGATTGTTCAAGTCATGCTCAAATATCTATCCAGCATAACTATTCATGAAGCCTGTGCAGCGGGACTCAGCGAACAAGTACGATTTATGTTGGAACAGAAGCCAGATGTTATTAACGAGCTTTCCTCACACGGCTTCTACCCCATTGGGATAGCAGCTCATTTTGGACAAGAAGAAATTGTCCGGATGCTGTTACGCAGCCACGCGAATCCGAACGCGGCTTCAAAAAACGGGTATCAGGTCTATCCGATTCATGCTGCATTGAGCGCACAACACGATAATATTGTAAAAATGCTAATTGAGGCAGGCGCAGAAGTAAATGTTGTGCAATCTTCTCGTATTACCCCAATGCACCTAGCTGCTCAACAGGGAAATATTGATTTGATCATTATACTTTTGGAACATGGAGCTGACATCAGTATTAGATATGAGTTTGGCCAAACGGCATCTGATTTAGCAGCAGACAAAGGCTTCCATGATATAGCAGAAATATTAAAGAGCTAGCTACGGTTAATGATCGAAGCGCCAATACCGCAATGTAAACAGCGCTTTTTTCCGCAATAAGAGCTTCGCAATTGCAAGACAGCCTGACTATCCAATGCGGATTCTAGAGGTAACCCTAAACTCTTGAAAGGGCGTACTAGCTTATTCTTCTCAACCGGCATGTGCTCTAACCATTCCAAAGAACGATTGACTAAACGACCATTGCCGACATACTTTCCATACGAAAATAAAATTAACGCAAAACTATTGATCACCAGCAGCTGAAAAAACTCCTTTGATATTGATGTGCTATGACCAACCGACTCCTTTTCAAAATGATAATGATTTGACCAGAATTCAGGAATCTCTAAATTATCTACAAAATATTTTATTTCGTCCAACGATTCTGTCGTTGTTATCCACGAGAACCAAGAAGATTGATGTGTATAAAGAGAAGCGAGTTGAGCTAGTTTAAAAGTGGGAAAATTTGCCGGACGCATCCGCATGAATTTCCATTGATATGGAGATAGACTTTCTAATCCATGTAGCTTTTCGATATAGGCGTACTCTTTCTTTAAGTCCTGTACGTAGCTTTCTCTTTCTGAGGCATTTTGTAGGAAGCCCGCTTGACCGAAGAACAATGCATGAACCAACCGAGGCTGGTGAGCGAATTTCTTCAGTAGTTTTAGATTCAGTAGCCTACTCAGTGCTTTAAACTGCTCTTTGTTTACCTTCATTCCAAATGCAGAAGCTATGAGAATCAGCGTCACCCTTTCCCAATCACCTTGCGTCTCTTTGAGAAGTACTTTCACGTGCTCATAGCGAACCTCTAAACGCTCGACAACAGCCCGTTGCAGTACCTGCAGTTTGATGTGCTTAGGCACATTCTTAATATCATAAGCGCAAGGGATAGGATTTATATTCTGCAACAAGGTGTTTGCTTTCCATACAATTTCGGGCTCGATTAATTCCTTGAGATTCAAGCTAGGCAACAAGGAACCATCTGCTAAATAACAAGGGTCCTCCCCTTCCCAAATCACATGTAATATGACTGAATTGTATGCGGGATTTTCTTGATGGCCATGAATATACCAGTCTTTTGCTGACACATGCACTTCTACATTTCCTGAGATGTAGATACCCTCGATGTATAACAACGCGCTTTGAAAATCAGGTCCAGCGTCATGGTTCCAGTCTCCAGGATGCAAAATACGTATGGGCAGCCCTGCGCTTGTAAATAGGGGAATCTGACGAAACAATCTGAACCGCCAAATGAATTGAAGGATATCTTCGGACATGCGCACAACCGAACATAGCCAATGTATATTAACTTAAATGCTAAAAAATATTAGGAATGAATTAAGGTTTGAAGACTATCGGAGCCTACTTTCTCCATAGACCTTTGCTCGCCTTCAATCTGTGGTGCGGGGATGCCAGAAGACCAAGTCTCGGCTGACCGGAAAATCCGCGCTTCGTCCCACAAATCTGCAGCAATAAACATATCCAGGGTTTTCTTGCCCCCTTCTATAATGATCGACTGCACATCCATTAAATATAATTGGTAAAGAATCTGTTGCGGAAGGTAAAGATCGAAGTTCTCAAGTTCGACGAACTTAAGATGCCCCTGCCATTCAGTCTTTACAGAATTGAACACAATGGTTTCCGCCTGATCATTTAGAATTGCAAAATCCTGAGGAACGGCTAAGTTTTTATCTATCAATACGCGCTTTGGATTCGTTCCTTTCCAATCTCGAACTGTAAGGCTCGGATTATCTAGGATCGCGGTATTTTTGCCGACCAAGATCGCATCTTCCTCAGCTCGCCATTTGTGAACCAACTGCTTGCTTGCTACATTCGATATCCACTTCCGAGCAGCTTCCAGAGGAGCAAAATAGCCATCGGCTGTTTGTGCCCATTTTAAAATGACGTAAGGACGGAACTTCTCTAACTTCGTGAAAAATCGACGATTTATCCATCGGGCCTCTTTCTCCAGGAGACCAACGTCAGTCGCTATTCCTGCATCTTGCAGTTTTTTTAAACCGGCGCCATTCACTTTTGCAAAAGGATCTAAACATGCAATAACAGCTTTCTGAAATCCCATATTGACTAAAAGATCTGCACAGGGAGGCGTTTTTCCATGATGAGCACAAGGCTCTAAACTAACATAGATTGTAGATTCGCTAAACATGGCTCTAGCCTCTTCCTCACCGTATCTGGCAATAGTTTGATTTACGGCATTTACTTCCGCATGGGCCCCACCATAGGGAGAAGTGAAACCCTCGCCGATGATCTGATCCTGAAATACAATGACCGCCCCAACCATAGGATTCGGGCTTGTTGTCCCTGCCCCTAAAACTGCCAACTCCAAACAGCGCTGCATGTAATCTTGATCACTCATCATACCGCAAAACTATTAATTATATGGTTAAAAACACAGTTCTCTATTGATTTTTGTAGGTTTGTAAGATGGTAACCTTATTAAAAATTCGCCAAGAATTCGTTGAAAAGCTAGGCGATATTTACGACGCTGATGAGGCTAAAACCTTGTCTCAGATTGCTGTTGAAGCAGTAACGGGCTGGAATCGAATGCAACAAAATATGCAATTACAAACGACGCTCGACAAAGAAGTAGTGAATGCATTAAATGACATGTTACAAACATTACGAGCCGGGAAACCCATACAACATATTCTTGGTCGCGCACCTTTTTACCATATGGATTTTACCGTCAATCAACATACACTCATCCCTCGTCCAGAAACGGAGGAACTGGTTGAACTTATCCTTACCGACCATAAAGGGAAAGAAAACTTAAAAGTTGTCGATATAGGCACAGGCACAGGCTGCATCGCTATCAGCCTCCAAAAGCACTTATTCAATGCCATGACGACGGCAGTCGATATTTCCAGCGATGCCCTGGAAGTTGCTCGTGAGAACGCAAAGAGATTAGGTGTGGCAATCGATTTCCGCTGTTTGGACATTCTCGAATGGGAATTTACTTTCGGCGAGGGGCAGTTTGATATTATCGTTAGCAATCCGCCTTATATTACGCAAACAGAGATGCGTGATATGCATCGAAATGTTTTGCAATATGAGCCACATACGGCTCTATTCGTCCCGGAAGAAGCTCCCCTCCTCTTTTATGACTATATCGCCGATTTTGCTTTATCTCACCTTGCACCGCAAGGAACTCTTTATTTCGAGATCAATCAATACCTCGCTGAGGAAACAAAAGCGCTAATGCTTAAAAAAGGGTTTTCGACTGCAGATATCTTTAACGACATAAACAATGTTCCTAGAATGTTGAAAGCCGCTTTATAGAGTTTCAAAAAACATGCGGATAATTTGAGACCGGAGTATCCAATTAATCGCGATAGTGTTAGCAACATCGAATCAAAAAAAGGCCTAAATCAGCAAAAGGGAAACGTTAGGGCTATTTTTTCAAACTGAAAAACAACGAGTTAAAAATTAGACCTTCTTTTTTTAACAAAAGATTTGGACTGTATGGATGATTTTTCTACCTTTGCATCACTTCAAACAACGAAGGGTACTACAAAATATCAAGTACAAGATTCCGTAGCTCAGCTGGTAGAGCAATACACTTTTAATGTATGGGTCCTGGGTTCGAATCCCAGCGGGATCACAAAAAAAAGCAACTCCAAAAGAGTTGCTTTTTTTGTGCCCGATGGATTCGAACAGAAGCGTCGGGAGGGGTTCGATTCTGGAAGGCTCAGGGTTAGTGTTTGGGAATCGCGGGGCTGAGCCACTCCCAGCGGGATCACAAAAAAAGCAACTCCAAAAGAGTTGCTTTTTTTTGTGCCCGATGGATTCGAACAGAAGCGTCGGGATGGGTTCGATTCTGGAAGGCTCAGGGTTAGTGTTTGGGGATCGCGGGGCTGAGCCACTCCAATTGATCTTCTTTTGTAGCATTAATCCATTTTTCTTTCCTACTTTCATCATCCAGGGAAATACCTAAAATATCAAAATTTTTAGTTTTGAATTTTTGATGAGCTTTCACAACATATTGATTTTCATCTCTACACGGTCCGCATCAGCTTGCCAAAAAAATTCAATAATAAATATTTCCCTTTCAAACTATTCAGCGATACCAAATTTCCAGATGTATCCCTACCACTAAAATCAGGTGCTACTTTTCCAACTTGAACTGCGTTCATACGATCAATACTCTTGCGAAATTCTTTACCGGTGGATGTTTGCTGATACCGAAATATCTACCTCTTATTTAATGCTTCTATCATTCTCAATATTTCAACAGTTCCTTTTCCGTCGTTATTTTCAATACGATCAATTCGACCACGTAAATCATATTCTATCCGAGTATCTCCAATTTGAATTACCCTGCCATGAAGATCATATTCAACACGCTGATCACCTATTCTATCCACACGACCACGTAAATCATAATCAACATCCTGATTCCCAATTCTATCCACGCGACCACGTAGATCATAATCAACATCTTGATTCCCGATTCTATCGACACGACCACGGAGATCATATTCGACATCCTGCTTACCAATTCTAACAACACGGCCACGAAGATCATACTCAACGTCCTGATTCCCTATTCTAACAACACGGCCACGAAGATCATACTCAACATCCTGTTCACCAACCTTCACGATTCTATTTCTGAGATCATATTCAATTCTTTGATCACCAATCTGCGATAAACGCCCGCGTAAATCGTACTCTAAGTGGTCGCCTCCAATTCGACCAGCACTTCCCGCATAGAATGGAAGTGTATTGACCAAGTTCCCTTTTCCGTCGATTAGAACTTTAGAATCACCATTCTGAATGGAAATAACGTTATTATTGATAAGATCGATAAGTCCTAAGGAGATATTTTGCGCATGCACGTAGGTCGTGAAAGAGAAAAGTAGAAATGTAAAAAAGAGAGATTTCATATGCCAAATTGAGGTTAACAACTATCGATTTGACAAGTAAAAACAGCCGACGTTTAATGCTGTCTATTCGAATATTCAAATTTATTATTAGTAGAAATTGAAAGATGTTATTGAGGAAATCAAAATTAGATAAATTGGAAGATAAACAACTTACAGAAGTCAAGAAAATGAAAAACGCATCCTAATAGATGCGCTGAAAGGAATGAAATCATTGCTTCTCAAATCTTAGATTAGATCCAATCGATCGCCATTAATTTCCATAATCATATAATAGTGAATATGAAACCTTCATAAACTGACTTAAAAACAGTCGTTCATGAACTATTCTCAAATCAAGCGAAAAAAAGGCACTAAAGCAAACCATAAGATGTACATCAAGGCAATAGCCATTATCCCATCAATACGGTCAGGCTTATTTCTCTTTTGAATAAAATTGAAAAACATCAGCAAAAGAATCCCGCCATGAATCGCTGCCAAATAAATTATATTGCCATAGGCGTCTTTAACGAGATCAATTTGGTTCAACAACGCCACTGATATCAGCGACATTAATACGAAGAAACCTGCAAGATAAGCCCCTCCGGTCTTGCCTAATCGTACCACCAATGTTCCTTTGTTACCAGCCTTATCCGCCTGATAATCTGGAACACCAGCCATAATAATCGCAGGGATAATGGAGAAAAACAAAGGAATTCCTAATAGCCATGGGTAGGAATGATTGAAATCGCCACCCTGAAAAATAAAACCGCATAGAATAACCGCGAAGCTATGCGTAAATCCTACAATTATTTCTCCCATTCCATGATAGGAAAACTTCAAAGGTGGAGCGGTGTAGGAAATAGCGATACCAAACAGTAAAACTACACTCAATACTATCGTTGGAAAACTGCTTATGGAGACAATTCCTAAAAGTATAGTGGACAAACTGAGGGCAATCAACAGTCCCTTCATCGCTCTGATCAACTCATCATCCGATATTACACCGCTAACCAAAACCCTTGAGCCTCCTGAAAAAGGACCAAATGATTGGTTTAGCTTATCGGTTTCCTTGTCGTAATAATCATTACTAAATACGGTAATCACTTCAATCAAAAACAGCACGAGGTAGCCCAGTAAAAATACCGTCCAGTTAAAGGAATCGAATAACTTTGCATAGGCAAATGCGCCGATACCGTAGGCGAAGAAGGTCATGGGGTAAAACTGTAATCGGATAGCCTGTATCCATGGCATCAGCTTTTTTATAAAGCGCTCTCTTGCATTTAAGACGCCGTTGCGGAGCGCATAACCTTGTTGATAGACTTTTTTCAACCAAAGATCCTTCTGTTCCTGGCTGGAATGCTTTATAGGACTCAGAAGCATCTTACGTACGGGGCTGACTCCACAGAACTTCAACGTCGCATTTTCCATAGAACGACGCGAGGGTGCTCCATTCACAATTCGATCGATCAGCACAGGTGTATCCATCGTAATAATCAGCTGTGCAGTTTTGGGTTTCAGCAATTTCTCAAAAGCGTCGGGTTGTATTTCGTAAAATGCAAAGCCCGGCACAAATACCCGATCGACAAATCCCTTCATCAGTGCCGGCATATTGCCCCACCAAGTCGGATAAATAAAGACCAGATGGTCCGCCCATTTAATTAGTTCCTTTGCCCTCACTATATCGGGTTCTGAAAATTGATCTTGAGGCGATGGAACGAGTACATTCAATTCAAAGTCTAAATCTGATAGTCGCAGAAACTCAACCTCCGCGCCTGCCGCCAGCGCACCAGCGCTGTATGCGTCTGCCAATGCCGAACAATAGCTGTCGGGGCGTGGATGTCCCAAAATGACAAGTACCTTCATATAAAACTCTTTCTTATACAACAGGCTGCGAAAGAAAGTGTTTAAAATCAATGAAAAACCCCGTCAGATAGACTTGTGCTTTTGCTTTTGCTGTAGGTACTGAAGAATGGCTTCCTGCGATGACATACCAGATCCGAATTCGACCCTACCATTATGGCCCTCGGGTAAAATCCAGGTTCCACTAACATCATCTTGGTTCTGAAGCTCTAAATAACGCAGTAGCTCTTCTTTATGATCGATATGATTAATAGGGAAACAAACTTCGACACGGTGAAAAATATTGCGATGCATCCAATCGGAGGAACCTAGAAACAGAAGCTCTTCGCCAGCATGGTGAAAATTGAAAATCCGAGAATGTTCTAAATAACGTCCCACGATTCGCTTCACCCTTATATTTTCGCTCAAGCCCTCCCTTCCAGCTACTAATCGGCAGATTCCACGAACGATTAACTCTACCTTAACCCCACTCTGTGAGGCCTCATAAAGTTTACTTATAAGCGTTTCTTCCTCTAGATTATTGAGCTTGATTCGGATGTGTCCTTTAAGCCCTTGCTTTGCTTCATTGATTTCGAAATCAATAAGATCGAGAAAGTCATCGTATAAATTAAAATGAGCAACCAGCAATTGCTGAAAATCAATCTGCTCGTCTGCGTTTTTCCTCCTGTTTTGTGATAGGAAAGAGAATAGAAGATGTAATTCCTGCAATATTCCTTGTTCAGCAGTTAGAAGCGAGTGATCGGTATATTGCTTCGCGGTATTCTCATTCAAATTTCCGGTCGACAGTAATCCATAGTATCGTCTATCGCGAATAACCAACGCTAT from Sphingobacterium sp. BN32 harbors:
- a CDS encoding UbiX family flavin prenyltransferase, with protein sequence MVKKKKIVVAITGASGSIYAKVLLDKLVKLQDQIAEVGIVMSDNAKDVWKFELDDQSFNNYPFKFYQKNDFMAPFASGSAKFDSMVVVPCSMGTMARIAQGTSSDLTTRAADVILKERRKLILVTRETPLNLIHIQNMQLATQAGAVICPASPSFYSRPATFEELAATVIDRVLDMIGLDLDTFRWGE
- the prmC gene encoding peptide chain release factor N(5)-glutamine methyltransferase, which translates into the protein MVTLLKIRQEFVEKLGDIYDADEAKTLSQIAVEAVTGWNRMQQNMQLQTTLDKEVVNALNDMLQTLRAGKPIQHILGRAPFYHMDFTVNQHTLIPRPETEELVELILTDHKGKENLKVVDIGTGTGCIAISLQKHLFNAMTTAVDISSDALEVARENAKRLGVAIDFRCLDILEWEFTFGEGQFDIIVSNPPYITQTEMRDMHRNVLQYEPHTALFVPEEAPLLFYDYIADFALSHLAPQGTLYFEINQYLAEETKALMLKKGFSTADIFNDINNVPRMLKAAL
- a CDS encoding ankyrin repeat domain-containing protein, coding for MSLTVLEEYIETGNHQDLDLLLSKNPDLLKESTSHEISPLLLACYYHKTQIVQVMLKYLSSITIHEACAAGLSEQVRFMLEQKPDVINELSSHGFYPIGIAAHFGQEEIVRMLLRSHANPNAASKNGYQVYPIHAALSAQHDNIVKMLIEAGAEVNVVQSSRITPMHLAAQQGNIDLIIILLEHGADISIRYEFGQTASDLAADKGFHDIAEILKS
- a CDS encoding NAD(P)H-dependent oxidoreductase, whose protein sequence is MKVLVILGHPRPDSYCSALADAYSAGALAAGAEVEFLRLSDLDFELNVLVPSPQDQFSEPDIVRAKELIKWADHLVFIYPTWWGNMPALMKGFVDRVFVPGFAFYEIQPDAFEKLLKPKTAQLIITMDTPVLIDRIVNGAPSRRSMENATLKFCGVSPVRKMLLSPIKHSSQEQKDLWLKKVYQQGYALRNGVLNARERFIKKLMPWIQAIRLQFYPMTFFAYGIGAFAYAKLFDSFNWTVFLLGYLVLFLIEVITVFSNDYYDKETDKLNQSFGPFSGGSRVLVSGVISDDELIRAMKGLLIALSLSTILLGIVSISSFPTIVLSVVLLFGIAISYTAPPLKFSYHGMGEIIVGFTHSFAVILCGFIFQGGDFNHSYPWLLGIPLFFSIIPAIIMAGVPDYQADKAGNKGTLVVRLGKTGGAYLAGFFVLMSLISVALLNQIDLVKDAYGNIIYLAAIHGGILLLMFFNFIQKRNKPDRIDGIMAIALMYILWFALVPFFRLI
- the ribD gene encoding bifunctional diaminohydroxyphosphoribosylaminopyrimidine deaminase/5-amino-6-(5-phosphoribosylamino)uracil reductase RibD, translated to MMSDQDYMQRCLELAVLGAGTTSPNPMVGAVIVFQDQIIGEGFTSPYGGAHAEVNAVNQTIARYGEEEARAMFSESTIYVSLEPCAHHGKTPPCADLLVNMGFQKAVIACLDPFAKVNGAGLKKLQDAGIATDVGLLEKEARWINRRFFTKLEKFRPYVILKWAQTADGYFAPLEAARKWISNVASKQLVHKWRAEEDAILVGKNTAILDNPSLTVRDWKGTNPKRVLIDKNLAVPQDFAILNDQAETIVFNSVKTEWQGHLKFVELENFDLYLPQQILYQLYLMDVQSIIIEGGKKTLDMFIAADLWDEARIFRSAETWSSGIPAPQIEGEQRSMEKVGSDSLQTLIHS
- a CDS encoding LacI family DNA-binding transcriptional regulator — protein: MAGEQNKKHFGIKDIAKLANVSIATVDRVLNNRKDVSETTRQRVLGIIKEHNYQPNLFARSLSVKNNIHVAVIIPKTSFQTGYWALCLEGINKGKEELVPFGIITTIFLYDQEDVSTFKKESEKLLAENFTAVVIAPIFVKETEEFVRACHQRKMQTIYINSDIPTKSTLGYIGPDLYSTGRLAGNLTSYLVKPKSNILVLNVAKGIENYRYLDTKIDGFKEYLLSYDPSVNIDIVDIPYNDYEEVELELKISIKKHEPDLIFFTNSRVAFLGRFYADHPELKKPPIIGFDFLSSNVQYLAEGIVDFLICQRPDKQGYFALNYLYRYFLKKENFEGYKPMPIDILTKENYLFYEN
- a CDS encoding peroxiredoxin family protein codes for the protein MNAVQVGKVAPDFSGRDTSGNLVSLNSLKGKYLLLNFFGKLMRTV
- a CDS encoding DUF2851 family protein — protein: MSEDILQFIWRFRLFRQIPLFTSAGLPIRILHPGDWNHDAGPDFQSALLYIEGIYISGNVEVHVSAKDWYIHGHQENPAYNSVILHVIWEGEDPCYLADGSLLPSLNLKELIEPEIVWKANTLLQNINPIPCAYDIKNVPKHIKLQVLQRAVVERLEVRYEHVKVLLKETQGDWERVTLILIASAFGMKVNKEQFKALSRLLNLKLLKKFAHQPRLVHALFFGQAGFLQNASERESYVQDLKKEYAYIEKLHGLESLSPYQWKFMRMRPANFPTFKLAQLASLYTHQSSWFSWITTTESLDEIKYFVDNLEIPEFWSNHYHFEKESVGHSTSISKEFFQLLVINSFALILFSYGKYVGNGRLVNRSLEWLEHMPVEKNKLVRPFKSLGLPLESALDSQAVLQLRSSYCGKKRCLHCGIGASIINRS